Proteins from one Mycteria americana isolate JAX WOST 10 ecotype Jacksonville Zoo and Gardens chromosome 1, USCA_MyAme_1.0, whole genome shotgun sequence genomic window:
- the LOC142404910 gene encoding arylsulfatase D-like, with the protein MYLFHTWGSHEVYQGKQWSCLNIWLILCLFPRTCVSNPSKPNFLLILADDLGIGDVGCYGNDTIRTPNIDSLAKDGVRLTQHIAAAAVCTPSRAAFLTGRYPIRSGMASGTQRQVLFWNGCSGGLPPNETTFARILHQQGYSTALVGKWHMGVNCKSRRDHCHHPLNHGFDYFYGMPFTLLNECQGTDDPELAKSLQDTYWLYTQMIILAVLTLLIGKLTNLFSVKWKIIICLAICGLLYFLSWFSSYGFTKYWNCILMRNHDITEQPMNLEKTTSNMLKEAVSFIERNKHRPFLLFVSLLHVHTPLITTEKFQGRSRHGLYGDNVEEMDWMVGRLLDVIDQEGLKNTTFIYFASDHGGSLEAHRGNAQLGGWNGIYKGGKGMGGWEGGIRVPGIVRWPGALPAGTVINEPTSLMDIFPTVVQLAGGAVPQDRVIDGRTLLPLLQGTVQHSEHEFMFHYCGVFLHAVRWHQKDSGTIWKAHYATPVFQPETFGACFGRGICPCFGDGVTHHDPPLLFDLLRDPSEASPLSADTEPLLNAVRRRIEKAVEEHRKTLTPVPQQLSPYNNLWKPWLQPCCGTFPFCWCDEENNKADGIL; encoded by the exons ATGTACCTGTTTCATACATGGGGAAGCCACGAAGTTTACCAGGGAAAACAATG GAGCTGCCTAAACATATGGCTAATTTTATGCTTATTTCCAAGAACTTGTGTATCAAATCCTTCAAAACCCAATTTTTTACTGATACTGGCTGACGATCTTGGTATTGGAGATGTGGGTTGCTATGGCAATGATACAATAAG GACCCCTAACATCGACAGCCTGGCAAAGGACGGAGTGAGACTTACTCAGCacattgctgcagctgctgtctgtACTCCAAGCAGAGCAGCTTTCCTGACTGGCAGATACCCCATCAGATCAG GCATGGCATCTGGCACTCAACGGCAGGTTCTCTTCTGGAACGGGTGTTCTGGTGGGCTCCCACCAAATGAAACTACTTTTGCCAGAATACTGCACCAGCAAGGTTATTCTACAGCACTTGTAG gGAAGTGGCATATGGGTGTGAACTGCAAATCCCGCCGTGATCACTGCCACCACCCTTTAAATCATGGCTTTGATTATTTTTACGGCATGCCTTTTACCCTTTTGAATGAGTGTCAAGGCACAGATGACCCTGAACTGGCCAAGTCTTTGCAAGATACATATTGGCTGTACACACAGATGATCATCCTTGCAGTGCTTACTCTTTTGATTGGAAAACTTACAAATTTATTCTcagtaaaatggaaaataatcatATGTCTGGCCATCTGTGGTCTCCTGTATTTCCTCTCCTGGTTCTCCAGCTATGGTTTCACCAAGTACTGGAACTGTATCCTGATGAGAAACCATGATATCACTGAACAACCGATGAATCTAGAAAAAACTACTTCTAATATGCTGAAGGAGGCAGTTTCATTCATTGAAAG aaacaagcaTAGACcgtttcttctctttgtttcccttttacATGTTCACACCCCTCTCATTACCACAGAGAAGTTTCAGGGAAGAAGCAGACATGGCCTATATGGAGATAACGTAGAGGAGATGGACTGGATGGTGG gCAGGCTTCTGGATGTTATTGACCAAGAAGGCTTGAAGAATACcacattcatttattttgcatctgATCATGGAGGATCTTTAGAGGCTCACAGAGGAAATGCTCAGTTGGGTGGATGGAATGGGATCTATAAAG GTGGAAAAGGAAtgggaggctgggaaggagggatcCGTGTCCCAGGAATAGTTAGATGGCCAGGAGCGTTGCCTGCAGGGACAGTTATCAATGAACCGACAAGCCTTATGGACATTTTCCCAACAGTGGTTCAACTCGCTGGAGGGGCAGTGCCTCAGGACAG GGTAATCGACGGGCGCAccttgctgcctttgctgcagggGACAGTTCAGCACTCCGAGCACGAGTTCATGTTTCACTACTGCGGTGTGTTTCTGCATGCAGTGCGGTGGCACCAAAAGGACA GTGGCACCATATGGAAAGCTCATTATGCTACTCCAGTATTCCAACCAGAAACCTTTGGGGCCTGTTTTGGAAGAGGAATTTGCCCGTGTTTTGGGGATGGTGTAACCCATCATGACCCTCCGCTGCTGTTTGACCTCTTGCGAGATCCTTCTGAGGCAAGTCCTCTATCAGCTGACACTGAGCCCTTGCTCAACGCTGTAAGGAGGAGAATAGAAAAAGCTGTAGAAGAGCATCGTAAGACGCTGACTCCAGTGCCACAGCAGCTGTCTCCTTACAATAATCTATGGAAGCCATGGCTGCAGCCATGCTGTGGCACATTTCCGTTCTGTTGGTGTgatgaagaaaacaacaaagcagATGGCATACTTTAA